A stretch of DNA from Anomaloglossus baeobatrachus isolate aAnoBae1 unplaced genomic scaffold, aAnoBae1.hap1 Scaffold_296, whole genome shotgun sequence:
tgtgtcctccggaggcagaagctatacacccaatgtctgggtctcccaatacggaactataagaaaaagaatttacggtaagtaaacaaaattctctttttctgttgAAAAAAAGGTGATGGACACATTGATAAGTAACATAAAGTGCAGACTCTGGGTGTGCACTGCACCGGTGGTGAAGGGATTTATCTAAATACTTATCGACTATAACATTATTACCACTCTGCTAATATAATGTAGATCCCCTGACTCCTGCTTACCGGGCGACCTTCTTTACACTACTTTTTGTGGTTAGTAAACACTGTATTCAGGGAACACCCCACCTTTTACCCAGTCATATCACATTCACAATTTTGCTCTTATCAAAATTGCTCAGATCCCTATCCCTGGCCATTATTACTACTTCCAACACATCAGTGTCATGTCTGTGTCCTGctttggggagacctctggctaatCAGGGACTagaaggtcacaacaccttatGCGCAGGTCTACAACTTTTATTTGAGTGAATATAccgtactttcttttagtgctggagGGATTAAGGGTTCtatcctatctggctgtcctttgtagccttaatctctggtgcagctcttttgtgaccactcccattcgCTATAAAAATTCACATGTCTTACCCTCTAATGCTGGTGATAGATTCTGATTCTATATTGACCACTTTGgatggagcctgtctctggaagaaacagaggagtcatgactattgcagctgtagtgttagctgcattggaggagcttggagtgttttcattTTGTGTCTATTGTCTttctgtctattccttgtgttgtattattgcagtgttgagactagtgttcttgctggccttctcactagccagggtgagttcagggcaagcgagtgACTAGGCATGTAACGGCGACAAGGGGAAGGACCCGTGTAGGGACGTTAGGGAGCGTAGGGTACAAACTCAAGTGACTTGCAGTGTGTGGTTTCTATCCCTGTCACCAGGTCCTTCCTTCTATACTATTCCCGATGTTACCTTTGTGTTGCACAGCACGCTGTGCATCTGTACACTGTTGTGACATTCAGTTTTAAAAGCACACTGTCCATGTGCCAGGTAACATCTACCCCGCTTACCAGGTGCCATGTTATTGAAATATTAAGTGTTATTCACTTTAACTTTAATTTTAAAAGTGATGTGTGTATTGTCTATGCTTTGGAATATAACAATTAAGAAGTGGTTGTTCCAAATAGTGAATAGCCCCTTTAAGGAGTCCTTTCACATTTGAATTTGGTcgttaattatttgtttattttttttttacgaaaTCACAAAATAAAATTTGTACTGATTCTATATCTATGTTCCCCATAATAAATACCTATCTTATACATAGGCATATTGAAGATAAGAGCACTGTGTTTGGCACGGCGCTCAGTTACACCTCTTTGCGACTTCTCGGAGTGTCACAGGATGACCCAGATATGACCCGCGCCCGCAACAATCTTCatagtaagggtaagttcacatcaGCTTTTAGCATCAATCCAGCGCATCTCACAACTGACAAtcgtttgcagataatatgtcagtATATTTTTTCCATGCTTGATCCGATGTATCCAACTTTCGTTGCAGGAGGTGCCATTGGTATTCCTTCTTGGGGGAAATTTTGGCTATCTGTGCTGAATGTGTACAGTTGGGAGGGAATGAACACTCTATTCCCAGAGATGTGGTGAGTTTCTTTTTGGATTATTCAGACTTGATATGACTTTATTGGTGGCTGTGACCGTGAGATAATTATCTGTATCAATATTAGTAGCATTTACTAAAAATCAATTGTCTGTGGACCCAGTCCCCTGACACCGCGCTTAGAAACATTGGATTTCTACCTTCAAATGCTCTTTTTACTCCAGATTCTCTCTTCTAAAAATGCTAGTTAGTGTGGAAGTCAGGAACATCGCATCCTTCGTGGATAGTGAGAGTCTTTGAAGCCGGCTACACATACACCCGGCGTCAAAGAAGCTCAATGCTAATGGGTACAAAGCAGTGCGCATGCGCCCACTGGGGTGTGATACCAGGCTGAGtcggccgactagccagggaactaacgtCCCTGCAACTAGTCACTGACCTTATTAGCATGTCATAAacgatcttaagaaatactttttctaaagatgtgtTTATGTatgctaccgtgtttttcctaaaataagacctcccccaaaaataagccctagcagggattttaagcattttcatagcaaggcttaaatataagccctcccccgaaaataagccttagtcgcggttcaataatgaagtgtcagtgcagaaagatactacaggacacttcattatagaaagcggacacccTGCAATTATACTGACCAGACGCTGAGCGGCAGAACCTGtagtgatcgcacccccgcacacatcacacacacaatcacacaccatacacacaatctcccttcagatcgctcacacacactcaccacatccagcgataccgatcctgagaagccgtacggtggagcgcaaggacctgggaCACATGACTTACTCCCATCCCTTAGGCTGGGGTAgaggctagaatgtacgggcttctgaCAGGTATAACCTGACGGACGCACTCTGTACCACtggatggagtgtgtgtgtgtgtgtgtgtgtgtgtgtgtgtgtgtgtatgagtgtttgggttatgagtatgtgtgtgtgtgtgtgtgtccgtccagcagcaggaggcagcgtgcagcatacttgctggcagcggctgccggagatcacagggaagaTTTCGGAATTACTCAGccttccagggtctggtaagtatgagtctcctgggaagtgggggggtctgtttttttggaaaccgtgtttctccaaaaataagaccgcccccaaaaataagccctagcgctttttggggggcaaaaaaaagtataagacagtgtcttacttttggaaaaacatggtactaCATGAAGGGACAGTTAGTGAGGGATTCTAGATAAGCACCAGAACTACTAGTGGTTCTGGGGGCACTGGAAATCTGACagagccctttaaagggaaccactcAGCAGATTTGTCccctaaaagctgcggccaccaccaatgagctcttatatacagaattctacaatattgtatataaaagcccagaccAATCTGAAtaacgtaaaaaacagcttttattgtactcacctgcagggtggtctggtcggatgggcATTGCTGGCCTTGATCCAGTGTCTCCTGTCTTCTTGCGATCGCTGTCTTCCTTCTTgcttagtgtggatgacgcgtctgaCATCATCCACAAAGAGTCCTCAATTGCGTTTCTGTGCACGCGTACTGCtctctgagggcagatcaaagtatagtGGGCGCATGCGTGGGCGGTCTTAATATTTccttgcgcactacaatactttgctctgcctgcagcagggcagagagaattgcgaaggagcacaatggaggactctttgtggatgatgtaggatgtgtcatccacacaaagcaagaaggaggacggcgatcacaagaagagaggaggcattgGCTCAAGGTCaaagcacactacaatactttgctctgccctcagcatggtatagagaagtgcgcctgtgcaggaacacagtggaggactctgtgtgcatgatttaggatgcgtcatccacatggagcagatAAGGAGGAAGGTGATGGAGAGAGGAGGCAATAGActaagagcagcgacgcccatcggaccataCCGCCCCCCAGACGAgtgtaataaaagctgtttttttactTTATGCAGtgcggcctggggtcttatatacagtattctggaatactgtatgtaagggctCACTGTTCGTTGCTgaagtttataggggacaaatctagtgacaggttccctttaatcagcacCGCTCTGCGTTACATATAGTCTCCGCATATCTTCAGGTATTTTTCTAATAATCTTGCTGGGAAAGTAATGTGAATTATCCTTTCCCACtcttctctaaagcgggctttacacgctacgatatttctagcaattgctatcaatatcgtacgcaaaagcacccgcccccatcacacatgcgatatcgcgtgatcgctgccgcagcgaacattatcgctacggcatcgtcacacgcacttacctggtcggcggcggtgcTATGActtccgaacaatccctccttcaagggggaggtgcgttcggcgtcacggcgacgtcaccgcgacgtcactaagcggccggccaatcaaagcggaggggcggagatgagcgggacgaacatcccgcccacctccttccttcctcattgctggtggacgcaggtaaggagacgttcctcgctcctgcggtgtcacacacagcgatgtatgctgccgcaggaacgaggaacaacatctactaacaaccattaacaatttttggttttaggacgacccctccatggtgaacgattttcaccactttggaggacgtttaaggtcgctggtaagtgtcacacgccgcgatactgttaatgacgccggatgtgcggcactaacgacgtgaccctgacgataaaacattaacgatatcgtagcgtgtaaagcccccttaacatctAGTGTTGTCTTGTAGGCTTCTTCCCCAGTGGTTCCCTGCTCACCCCAGCACCATATGGTGTCACTGCCGTCAGGTTTACTTACCCATGAGTTACTGCTATGCTACACGTCTGAGTGCCCGTGAGGATAACTTGATCCGCAGCTTGAGACAAGTAAGGGGCAGAACACGTATTTTATCACTTGTATTTTATCAAGTGGGACATGTATTTACACATTTGCTTCTCATGCAGGAGCTGTACGTGCAGGAATATAGCAGTATAAATTGGCCGGCACAGAGGAACTGTGTTGCTGCTTGTGACCTGTATACACCGCACAGTATCTTACTGGACTTTGCCTATGGTAGGAGGCATTGATTATCGTCAGTGCAGCATTTGTACCTATACAATTATGCAGATTTTTATGTGTGTTGTTTCTCTTAGAATTcaaaatttaaataaattaaatttaaTGAGATTTTCACTTTTtatgattttaaagggaatctgtcagcaggt
This window harbors:
- the LOC142267565 gene encoding lanosterol synthase-like; translation: MTRARNNLHSKGGAIGIPSWGKFWLSVLNVYSWEGMNTLFPEMWLLPQWFPAHPSTIWCHCRQVYLPMSYCYATRLSAREDNLIRSLRQELYVQEYSSINWPAQRNCVAACDLYTPHSILLDFAYVLLNAYEAYHIPALRRRAVHELYDHVTADDRFTKCISIGPISKVINMMVRWHVDGPESPSFREHVDRIPDYLCYFHIVCSLSQMFEKESEVLMEINRATGSALSPLTSEHYDQE